The Parachlamydia acanthamoebae genome has a window encoding:
- a CDS encoding ankyrin repeat domain-containing protein, which yields MSDITLKCAQLNPLYVESALKILPPELSNFFRSDSISLLREKTNRIWHFVKTGGVWINERKIDRLLLLNKFEIKPIFPKKSYFIPQTYIYGIPERKKFPAFQTFQVKPKTTFIPPPKPKAEPFTFGTPFPRNAFERAIEENDCETLRRFLDQKIKLDEGYPPLLRAIRRGNVEAVKMLLEFKANPRARYGNFSIYVAALQQPKPEIMEALLEHGFRYQDRDDKINEDFRLTLLANASVEVLELFIKKGLKAELDSPTGAYHILYSEKKFDHLEAFHQNGIKREDYSNWIRQKFLAHRFDVSVPDLKLESFDHHRTLSEMYESLQEFFKHFPGHYTELTKEARNQILSSFEYASKEDEFDTKDLHTHRLSRYEQGEPVLIPAGWDTHAIYRVAYKRLLLECNRGAQFEEETPTGLQIHTFETLKKEDLKRAKCKSSLSAAHQASSLLYQNLKAEKVIQFKYKAHKKGICAWAGLKTAFRGILFVLITEELQRQGYSINRATNQAQRIGNKIYKTWSKWDREQELLKALRYYEAPDAAKPNLPLLKLIKKKFHGSKKTRDLLTVLINSPQLKKLS from the coding sequence ATGTCTGATATCACTCTTAAATGTGCACAATTAAATCCCCTTTATGTGGAATCTGCTCTAAAAATACTCCCCCCTGAGCTTTCTAACTTTTTTCGTTCCGATTCCATCAGCCTTTTACGGGAAAAAACCAATCGGATCTGGCATTTCGTTAAGACCGGGGGCGTTTGGATTAATGAACGCAAAATCGACAGGCTTCTCCTCTTAAACAAATTTGAAATTAAGCCCATTTTCCCCAAAAAAAGCTATTTTATTCCCCAAACTTATATCTATGGCATTCCGGAGCGTAAAAAATTTCCCGCGTTTCAAACCTTTCAAGTAAAACCTAAAACCACCTTTATCCCACCTCCTAAACCAAAAGCAGAACCTTTCACATTTGGAACCCCTTTTCCAAGAAATGCGTTTGAAAGGGCTATTGAAGAAAATGATTGTGAGACTTTGCGCAGATTTCTAGATCAAAAAATCAAGCTGGATGAGGGTTATCCTCCCCTTCTCCGGGCGATTCGGAGAGGAAACGTCGAAGCTGTTAAAATGCTCCTAGAATTTAAAGCAAATCCCCGAGCTCGCTATGGAAATTTCTCCATTTACGTCGCAGCGCTGCAGCAGCCGAAGCCCGAGATTATGGAGGCATTGCTTGAGCACGGATTTAGATACCAGGATAGGGATGATAAAATAAATGAAGATTTCCGTTTGACCTTACTTGCCAATGCATCGGTAGAAGTCTTGGAGTTATTTATCAAGAAAGGGTTAAAAGCTGAGTTGGATTCTCCCACAGGAGCTTATCATATCCTCTACTCAGAAAAAAAATTCGACCATCTAGAGGCTTTCCATCAAAATGGGATAAAACGTGAAGATTATTCAAATTGGATTAGACAAAAATTTTTAGCTCATCGATTTGATGTCAGTGTGCCTGATCTGAAATTGGAATCCTTTGACCATCATCGCACCCTATCAGAAATGTATGAATCGCTTCAGGAATTTTTTAAGCACTTTCCTGGCCACTATACCGAATTGACCAAGGAAGCACGTAATCAAATCCTTTCTTCGTTTGAATACGCCTCAAAGGAAGATGAATTCGACACTAAAGACCTCCATACGCATCGTCTTTCTCGCTATGAACAAGGAGAGCCTGTCTTAATTCCGGCTGGCTGGGACACACACGCCATCTACCGCGTGGCTTATAAGCGGCTACTCTTAGAGTGTAATCGTGGGGCCCAATTCGAGGAAGAAACACCAACGGGATTGCAAATTCATACTTTTGAAACATTAAAAAAGGAGGATTTAAAACGAGCAAAATGTAAATCATCGCTCAGTGCAGCCCATCAAGCGAGTTCTCTTTTGTATCAAAATCTAAAAGCAGAAAAAGTGATCCAATTTAAATATAAAGCTCACAAAAAAGGAATTTGCGCTTGGGCAGGACTCAAAACAGCCTTTAGAGGCATCCTATTTGTTTTGATCACAGAAGAACTCCAACGGCAAGGATATTCCATCAATCGGGCGACAAATCAAGCCCAACGCATCGGAAACAAAATTTATAAAACTTGGTCTAAATGGGATCGTGAACAGGAGCTTTTAAAAGCATTGCGCTACTATGAAGCCCCCGATGCAGCCAAACCCAATCTACCTTTACTTAAGCTCATCAAAAAGAAGTTTCATGGATCAAAAAAAACAAGAGACTTATTGACTGTTTTAATCAATTCCCCTCAGCTAAAAAAACTAAGCTAA
- a CDS encoding ankyrin repeat domain-containing protein, translated as MSIPSFYYHDLNPVTVKNLLKVNKEELPKYFSSGNKKSLGAIRERLLVKIHRLKHLIKTGVRINDQKILKVRKLSSSIISAESPPPFPDLHQFISHPTTPPPSPLIKKDEKFAPLEPIRIPSGTFWTPEQIKAFKLGLDSLSVNELQIAFIHAVGEGCLGVLEHFANHEFDFNFANDAHEIPPLNLAILTNHPKTALYLLDQGVSPHPQQDFSPLFDAVNSNYPEVISMLIEKGASLSEINASGESLLERALYHRSHEALEELLAHDADPNENAILYQAIKYEDLTAVQLLLRYGADPNILANDIPIFAAALSLDNPAFFRSMFSFLDPEMPSEAFANLLLRYASPAVLELILQNKIDPTPFELDGIYNQFYLANQAFSTSKGEHLNVFHRYGVDVEEHRDWLRQTFLTHRFGINFPSLSKSSSFFTIPEIKKSLRTFFQALPLSAFPEFTEQARTKILKAFNEKLDINFSSNEVIQHRLHHYEEGQIILIPTGWKAHTTYRFVYKGIIAESNRGEEIDSSIASGLQLKTFSGSPQNVLGITPVMSRQEALQLQNRLYEELNTQEFLSFKYRPQKAGTCTWAGLKTAFRGMLFVLIAEKLQESLPHDQVTLKAEAIADSIYKKWSSWDREHILQEALTYYRTPGTIKPNKVLLKAIDKKFKGPKSTKHLLKKVIHQK; from the coding sequence ATGTCTATTCCTTCTTTTTATTATCATGATTTAAATCCTGTAACAGTTAAGAATCTTTTAAAAGTTAATAAGGAAGAGCTTCCTAAATATTTTTCTTCTGGAAATAAAAAATCATTGGGAGCAATTAGAGAACGCTTGTTGGTTAAAATCCATCGTTTAAAGCATCTAATTAAAACTGGAGTTCGCATTAATGATCAGAAGATTTTAAAGGTACGCAAATTATCTTCCTCGATTATCTCAGCAGAATCGCCTCCCCCATTTCCTGATTTACACCAGTTTATTTCTCATCCTACAACGCCTCCTCCATCTCCCTTGATCAAAAAAGATGAAAAGTTCGCCCCTTTAGAGCCCATTCGTATCCCTTCGGGAACCTTTTGGACGCCTGAGCAAATCAAAGCCTTTAAATTAGGACTTGACTCCCTCTCTGTAAATGAATTGCAAATCGCTTTTATACATGCTGTGGGTGAGGGATGTTTAGGAGTCCTCGAACACTTTGCCAATCACGAGTTTGACTTCAATTTCGCCAATGATGCACATGAAATTCCGCCTTTAAACTTAGCCATTTTGACAAACCATCCAAAAACTGCTCTTTATCTTTTGGATCAAGGTGTTTCTCCCCATCCCCAGCAAGATTTTTCGCCACTGTTTGACGCTGTAAATTCTAATTATCCCGAAGTTATTTCCATGCTGATCGAAAAAGGAGCATCGCTATCCGAGATCAATGCATCAGGAGAAAGCTTACTCGAAAGAGCACTTTACCATCGCAGTCATGAGGCATTAGAAGAACTGTTGGCACATGATGCGGACCCCAATGAGAACGCCATTCTTTATCAAGCCATCAAATATGAAGATTTAACAGCTGTACAACTTTTATTGCGCTATGGTGCTGATCCAAACATCCTCGCAAATGATATTCCTATTTTTGCGGCCGCGTTGTCCCTTGATAATCCCGCATTCTTTCGGTCGATGTTTTCTTTCCTTGATCCGGAAATGCCTTCGGAAGCATTCGCTAATCTTTTACTAAGATATGCCTCACCTGCTGTACTAGAACTTATTCTACAGAACAAAATTGATCCTACACCTTTTGAACTCGATGGAATCTACAACCAATTTTATTTGGCCAACCAAGCGTTTTCAACTTCTAAGGGTGAGCATTTAAACGTTTTTCACAGATACGGAGTCGATGTAGAAGAACATCGAGATTGGTTACGACAAACCTTTTTAACCCATCGTTTTGGAATCAATTTTCCTTCCCTGTCAAAATCGAGTTCTTTTTTTACGATCCCAGAAATTAAAAAATCGCTCCGCACTTTTTTTCAAGCATTGCCATTAAGCGCCTTCCCAGAATTCACCGAGCAAGCCCGCACCAAAATTCTCAAAGCTTTTAACGAAAAATTAGACATCAATTTCTCATCCAACGAGGTGATCCAACACCGCTTACATCACTACGAAGAAGGTCAAATCATTCTCATCCCGACAGGTTGGAAGGCACATACAACTTACCGCTTTGTATATAAAGGGATCATAGCTGAGAGCAACCGAGGAGAGGAAATTGACAGCTCCATTGCATCCGGACTTCAATTAAAAACATTTTCTGGTTCACCACAAAACGTTTTAGGCATCACTCCAGTCATGTCTCGCCAAGAAGCCTTACAGTTACAAAATAGACTGTACGAAGAGTTAAATACTCAGGAATTTTTGTCTTTTAAATATCGGCCTCAGAAAGCAGGAACTTGCACTTGGGCTGGCCTAAAAACAGCTTTTAGAGGGATGCTATTTGTGCTAATTGCAGAGAAACTGCAGGAAAGCCTACCTCATGATCAAGTTACTTTGAAAGCAGAAGCGATTGCCGATTCAATTTATAAAAAGTGGTCTTCTTGGGACCGCGAACATATTTTGCAAGAAGCCCTAACCTATTATCGAACTCCTGGAACAATCAAACCCAATAAAGTTTTGCTTAAAGCCATCGACAAAAAATTCAAAGGACCTAAATCTACAAAGCATTTACTTAAAAAAGTCATCCATCAAAAATAA
- a CDS encoding insulinase family protein: MWNNWCVKGLLVLGIFGWSSCLLCEEDSASYTVVQDQAKIPILTPAFSGRKTLKIRLKNGLEAYLISDPLAEKSGAALSVKVGSWEDPKEYPGIAHFLEHMLFLGTKKYPIESEYSSFVSENGGTSNAFTANSATSYLFTINNPAFDQALDRFAQFFKEPLFNPSGVDRELMAIDQEYAKNLENDDFRALFVHKTLQNPNHPNAGFNMGNSDTLNKVSQETLVAWYQTHYSANLMKLIIYSNQSLEKLTQLVVQDFADIPNTHKTQFSTTMPAFSAENRGKIAYIEPLKNLRSVTLIWEMPAKFAEMQDGKPDDILCFILGHEGKESLLAQLKREKLAEGLRCGGAKSGEKLYEFYLEVDLTQEGLQEVNTVILRCFQAIANLKKKGVPEYVFNELKRSETLDYQYQSREDEFFDLMKQIRWIVNEPLETYPEKTQIITSYQPQLIQEFLSALTPENCEIEVTASPQESKVQPDQKEKWLGTSFAIRPIPEDILKKWKTAEPHPSIDIPGPNPFVPTHLEIKYPKTEVQDLGYLPQPTKIIDNDTATIYFAPDKRYQEPKVYWFFQFRTPEVMADDPLKIVMADLVVKGVVEALSQLSYTAKLAGLNYSVSQELNGISVSLDGYNENALMLFETILSALKNEELTKEDFNLYKDILLRQYLNFNQEMPIKQASEWLRDAIYKRFTTEKQKALAIRKVTYDQFSTYRKKLFEQAYIEGVLYGNMSTQEAEKCTSLVMDQFAGKVYPKSERPEIEVMVMPNEGGPFYVDCKTKSQGNAVILAIESEPFSFTARAAQQILMQAMKDPFFSTLRTKQQTGYIVFSSAEEIKQHLFNLFAVQSNTHNPRDLLARFELFIESFLQELRRSELREEQFLAIKSSLLAVLQEPPKSLVEMGKVLRLMVTDYHADFQWLDKRIHALKTITYEDCLEYADSVLNKKNKRRLGILLKGSQPDGNILDYAPMRSIGELKQLSTYTPFNPAL; the protein is encoded by the coding sequence ATGTGGAATAATTGGTGCGTCAAAGGTTTGTTGGTTCTTGGAATTTTTGGATGGTCGTCATGTCTGTTATGTGAAGAGGATTCCGCTTCTTATACAGTGGTACAAGATCAGGCTAAAATTCCGATTTTGACTCCTGCATTTTCAGGGAGAAAAACATTAAAAATCCGTTTAAAAAATGGTTTAGAGGCCTATCTTATCTCCGATCCTTTAGCCGAAAAGTCTGGTGCCGCTTTAAGTGTAAAAGTGGGAAGTTGGGAAGACCCTAAAGAATATCCAGGAATTGCGCATTTCTTGGAGCACATGCTATTTTTAGGCACAAAAAAATATCCGATTGAATCTGAATATAGCAGTTTTGTGAGTGAAAATGGAGGGACATCCAATGCGTTTACAGCCAACAGTGCCACCAGTTATTTATTTACGATTAACAATCCTGCTTTTGATCAAGCCTTAGATCGTTTTGCGCAGTTTTTTAAAGAACCGCTTTTTAATCCATCTGGAGTCGATCGTGAATTAATGGCCATCGATCAAGAGTATGCCAAAAATTTAGAAAATGATGACTTTCGTGCTTTATTCGTGCACAAGACCTTGCAAAATCCTAATCATCCCAATGCAGGATTTAATATGGGTAATAGTGACACTTTAAATAAAGTCTCGCAGGAAACCTTAGTGGCTTGGTATCAGACCCATTATAGTGCAAACCTAATGAAGCTTATCATCTATTCGAATCAATCCCTTGAGAAGCTTACACAGCTTGTTGTGCAAGATTTCGCAGATATTCCAAATACTCATAAAACCCAGTTTAGCACAACAATGCCCGCTTTTTCTGCGGAAAATCGAGGGAAAATCGCTTATATCGAACCTCTAAAAAATTTACGTTCCGTGACTTTGATTTGGGAAATGCCCGCTAAATTTGCTGAAATGCAAGATGGGAAGCCCGATGATATTTTATGCTTTATTTTGGGTCATGAAGGGAAAGAAAGCCTTTTAGCACAATTAAAAAGGGAGAAGCTTGCAGAAGGATTGCGTTGCGGGGGAGCCAAATCAGGAGAAAAATTATACGAGTTTTATCTTGAAGTTGATCTAACTCAAGAAGGCTTGCAGGAAGTCAATACAGTCATTTTGCGCTGTTTTCAAGCCATTGCCAATCTAAAGAAAAAGGGGGTTCCCGAATATGTCTTTAATGAATTAAAACGCTCTGAAACGTTGGATTACCAATACCAATCGCGGGAGGATGAGTTTTTTGATTTAATGAAACAAATTCGATGGATCGTCAATGAACCATTAGAAACTTATCCAGAGAAGACTCAGATCATTACTTCCTATCAACCTCAACTAATCCAAGAATTTTTAAGTGCTTTAACGCCTGAAAATTGTGAGATAGAGGTTACTGCGTCGCCACAAGAGTCAAAAGTGCAGCCAGATCAAAAAGAAAAATGGTTGGGAACCTCCTTTGCTATACGTCCGATCCCGGAAGATATTTTGAAAAAATGGAAAACCGCAGAACCTCACCCATCCATAGATATTCCAGGACCCAATCCTTTTGTTCCAACACATTTAGAAATCAAATATCCTAAAACAGAAGTACAGGATCTAGGGTATCTTCCTCAGCCGACAAAGATTATCGATAACGACACCGCAACCATCTATTTTGCACCAGATAAACGTTATCAAGAACCTAAGGTCTACTGGTTTTTTCAATTTCGCACCCCTGAAGTGATGGCGGATGATCCATTAAAAATTGTAATGGCCGATTTGGTTGTTAAAGGGGTCGTAGAAGCATTAAGCCAACTGAGCTATACTGCAAAGTTAGCCGGACTTAATTATTCCGTTAGTCAAGAGCTCAATGGAATTTCGGTGTCTTTGGATGGCTATAATGAAAATGCTTTAATGTTGTTTGAAACAATTCTCTCTGCATTGAAAAATGAAGAGCTAACCAAAGAAGACTTTAATCTCTATAAAGACATCCTCTTGCGGCAATATTTGAATTTCAATCAAGAAATGCCGATTAAGCAAGCCTCTGAATGGTTAAGGGATGCCATATATAAAAGATTTACGACAGAAAAGCAAAAAGCTTTGGCCATCCGAAAAGTCACCTACGACCAATTTAGCACGTATCGGAAGAAGCTTTTTGAACAGGCTTATATTGAAGGCGTTTTGTACGGAAACATGTCCACACAAGAAGCTGAAAAGTGTACATCACTCGTTATGGATCAATTTGCCGGCAAAGTTTATCCAAAGAGTGAGAGGCCCGAAATTGAAGTGATGGTCATGCCAAATGAAGGTGGTCCGTTCTATGTGGATTGCAAAACAAAATCACAAGGGAATGCGGTGATCTTGGCGATTGAAAGTGAACCCTTTTCGTTTACGGCGCGGGCGGCTCAACAAATTTTGATGCAAGCCATGAAAGATCCTTTCTTTTCAACCCTGCGCACCAAGCAGCAAACAGGTTATATTGTCTTTTCTTCCGCCGAAGAAATCAAGCAACATCTATTTAATCTTTTTGCTGTGCAATCCAACACTCATAATCCAAGAGATTTATTAGCACGCTTTGAGTTGTTTATTGAAAGCTTTTTACAAGAGTTAAGAAGATCTGAGTTGCGTGAAGAGCAATTTTTAGCTATTAAGTCTTCCCTTTTGGCTGTTTTGCAAGAACCCCCCAAAAGTCTTGTTGAGATGGGAAAAGTATTGCGGCTCATGGTGACAGATTACCATGCTGATTTTCAGTGGCTTGACAAAAGGATTCATGCGTTAAAGACCATTACCTATGAAGATTGTCTAGAATATGCGGACTCTGTGTTAAACAAAAAAAATAAGAGACGCTTGGGAATCTTGCTAAAAGGCTCTCAACCGGACGGGAATATTTTAGATTATGCGCCTATGCGTTCTATCGGAGAGCTGAAACAACTCAGCACTTATACGCCTTTTAATCCGGCGCTATAA